The region AACGCTGCGTTCGTCGTCGCTAACGACGCAAGCGTGATGGGGAAAACGAAGACGCGTGCACTGGTGGTCGATGCGGAGGCGTCCTCGACGTTCGAAGGCGAGAAGGGCGGGCTCGGCCTCGTCGTCGCCGACCGGCTGGCAGCGGTGCTAGCCTGATTCTGCGGGCTACTCTTCTTCGGGTGAGTCGGAGTGTTGGTCGGTAGGTCCCGGCCAGCTAACCCCCTCGAGGAACTCGATATCCATGCGTGCGGCCGAGCGGCTGATGAGGTGGGCGCCGGTTGGTGCGGTCAGGAACAGGAACAACACCGTCACCAGCGCCGGAAGCCCCTCCCCGGCAGGGGCGTAGTACACCCACGTCGCCACCGCGATGGAAGAGCTCCCCATCGTCGTCGCCTTCGTGGTGGCGTGCATCCGGTTGTAGACGTTCGGCAAGCGCAGCATACCCAGGGTACCGACCCCGAGGAAGAAGATGCCGACACCGACTAACAGGGAGACGAGCGCCGTCTGGACGAGGCCAACCAGGCCGCCACCGCCGCTGCTTGTGGCCGCCTCGGTTCCTTCCGCCAGCAGCGGGATAAGCACTGGGTCGATCATTGGATGATGTCCCCCTCCGTGACGAAGAGAGCCACGGCGATTGTGCTGATGAAGCCGATGATGGCGAGGACGACCGCCACATCGACGTAGAAGCCCAACCCAGTGAACATCGAGTAGAGCAGGGCGATGGCGACGACGTTGGTCGCGATGACGTCCAGGGCCACCACCCGGTCGGGAACGGTCGGCCCGCAAATGACTCGATAGCTGGCGACGAGCGTCACCGCCGCGGCGGCGGCGAGTCCGCCCTGGAGGACGAGCGCGAGCAGCCCCGTCGGCTCACTCATCGTTCTCACCCCCGAAGGCGGCGTCCCCATGCTCGACGGAATCGGGGTCGGGGACGGGGTCACCCGGTTTGAGCTCCTCGTCGAAGATGGCGAGGGCATACTCCTCCCACACCCGGATGGGGTCGATGACCGACTCGTGGTCCGGGGCAGCGATACTGTGCACGTAGAGGCTGTTTCTCTTTGCGTCGTAGTCCATAGTGAGCGTCCCCGGCGTGAGGGTGATGCTGTTGGCAATCGTTGTGACCGCGATGTCGCTGCGCACGCGGAGCGGTACCTCGACGACCGCCGGCTCGATGGGCAGATTCGGCGAGAGTACCAGCCGCGCGACCGAGAAGTTCGCCACGACAAGGTCTTTCAGGAAGATGACGATGTAGAACGCGGCGTACGGCGCGATTCGGAGGCTACGGCTCACCGGCAGCGACGGGGGGTAGAGCCGCCGAATCGCGAAGGCCAGCGGCATCCCGATCGCCAAGCCGATGACGAACTCCTCGGCGATCCGTGCGGGCGTGAGTTCCATCCCTCGGACGAACAGCCAGAGCACGGCGAGCAGCAGGCCATTGGCGGGCCAGCGGCGGCTCATCGCTCCACACCTCCGGTGGAGTTCAGCAGGTCACGCAATCGCGTGAGCGCCGGACCAGCGGCGAGCAAGGCGAGGCTGTGAGTTCCGCCGCTGGCGGATCCTGCATCCGTTGCAGGGCTGACTGCGTCGATGTAGCCCGCCGTATCCAGCGCGGCGTTGGCTGCCAGTTCGGCCGTTGCGTAGACCGTCTCGAAGCCGACGCCGAACGCGACGAGTGCCAGCGCCAGTGAGAGCAGGACTCCCACCTGGACCCTCGAGGCACCCTCGTTTTCGACCGCTGGAACCACTTCTTCCTCCTCGTCCGTGTCGTCGCCCCCGTCAGTTCGGAGCAGCCGGCCGCCGAAGCCGGCAACGACAGCCGGCGGTGCCTCACCCCAGAACACCTGGTTCCAGACGCGGGAGAAGTATGCGATGGTGATAATCGCGCCGGCGAGTGCGACGCCAACCGCGAGTGACGCACCAGGTGCACCGAGCGCCCACGCTTCCGCGGCCGTGCGGAAGACGAAGAACTTCCCGAAGAAGCCGGGCAGCGGCGGGATGCCCACCAACGCGAGCATCCCGACGAAAAACGCCGCTGCCGTCCACGGCGCATTACTCGCGACGCCGCCCAGCGACTCGAAGCGGTCCGTGCCCACGGCGTCACTGATTGTCCCGGACGCCAGGAACAGGAGCGCCTTCGCAAGCCCATGGTTGAACGAGTAGAGCAGCGCCGCGACCACGCCGAGTTCGCGAAGCGACGGGACGGTCGCAGCGACACCCAGCGGGAGGATGATGAAGCCGACCTGCCCGATAGAGGAGAACGCGAACGTGTCGTTCATGCTCTCCCGGCCGACTGCACCGAGTCCGCCGAGCAGGATGCTCGCCGCTGCCAGCACGAAGAAGACCGGGCCGAAGAAACCCAAGAACGCGGCGCCACCGGCAGGGACGAAGCCGGGAACGTCGAAGCTTCCGACCTGTGCCGCAGCAAAGACGGTGAAGTAGAGCCGGATAATCGCGTAGACGCCGACCTTCTTGACGACGCCGGCGAGCACCGCCGTCACCGGTGCGGGTGCGGCCGAGTAGGCCGAGGGCACCCAGAAGTGGAACGGGACCAGTCCCGCTTTCAGCGCGAAGACGGTGAACAACAGCGCGCCGAGTCCCAGGACGGGTACCGTTGCGACGCCGGAACTGGGGTCACCGAGGAGCCGGGCCATATCCGCCATATTGAGTGTGCCCGTCGTGGCGTAAAGGCCCCCGATTGCCAGCAGCATCAGCGCCGAGCCGAGGAGGTTCAACACGACGTATGAGAGCGCCGCGCGGGTGTGCTGGTCGTCCGAGTAGAACAGCACGAGCACGTAGGACGACATCAGCATCACCTCGAACCAGACGAAGAGGTTGAACACGTCGCCGGTGAGGAACGCCCCCGAGACCCCGACGATCATGAAGTGATAGAGCGGGTGGAACGAGAGCTCCTGCCCGAACTCGTCCATGTAGTCGACGGCGTAAACGAGCGCCGGCAGCGAGATCACGCCCGCGAGCACGAGCATGAACGCCGACAGCGAATCAGCGACGGCGACGATTCCGAACGGCGCCTGCCAATCAGACACCTGATAGACCAGGGTTTCGCCGCCGAAGACGCGGTTCGCGAGCGCGAGCGTCGCGCCGAGGTAGCCGACGCTTCCGAGCACGCTCAGCGCTTTCTGGAGGCGGAGCGATGGCCGCGCGAGCAGCGTCGCCACCGCCGTCGCCAGCGCAATCAGCAGCGGCGCGATGGTGAGGTGAGCCGCACTCATGCGTGCTCACCCCCGTCGTCGGCAGCCTCGCCGCCATCGGTAGCGAGGCCGGTGCCAGCCGACGTCTCTGCCTCCGCAACCGAGCGGAGGTCGATGGTGCCGTGTTCCTGGTAGATTCGGTAGGTCAGCACCAACGCGAGCGCGCTCGTGGCGAAGCCGATTACGATGGCCGTCAGCACCAGCGCCTGCACCAGTGGGTCCGTCACCGTCGCCGGGTCGGGGACGGTCCCATGAGTCAGCAGCGGCGCAGCGCCGCCGAGGCCGCCCATCGTGATGAGATAAACGTTGGCGGTCTGACTCAGGATTGTGACACCCCAGATCACTCGCACGACGTCCCGACGGAGTGTGAGGAACGTCCCGATGGCGAACAGCGTGCCCAGCACGACCGCGAGGACGAACTGAGTCATTCCGACCCCACCTCCGCAAGAACGGTGAGCAGACCACCCACGACCACGAAGTAGACGCCGAGGTCGAACGCCAGCGCCGACGCGATTTCGAACTCATGGTAGAGCGGGACGCCTTTGAGGAACAGCACACCCTGCGTCAGGAAGGGGTAGCCCAGGAGAATAGGCACCAGCCCCGACAGCAGTGCGATGGCAAGCCCGCCGGAGAAGAGCCAGCGGTAGGCGCCGATAGAGTCAAACTCGGGTTTGTTGAGCAGCTCCTCCCGGAAGAACTCCAGCCCGAAGACGATGTAAACCAGCAAGAACGCCGTTGTGGTGAGCACACCGCCGATGAAGCCGCCGCCGGGGAGGTTGTGACCCTGCAAGAACAGCGCCAACGCTACGACAACGATAATTGGGACAACTATCCGCACGACCGTCCGAGCGATGACCGTTGTCTCGTTCCCCATCTCATGCGGCGTGTTGGCTGCCGGCTCGCCGGCGATATCTTCTGGGTCGCTCATTGGGTCTCACCTCGGTCGCGCATCCGCACCAACGTAAGGACGGCGAGGGCGGCCATCGCGACCACCGAAATCTCGCCGAGCGTGTCGAACGCCCGAAAGTCGACGAGGATGACGTTCACGATGTTCCCACCGCCGCCGGCATCAGTGAACACCGGACCGTGTTCGGCGGGGACGCCGGCGTTGTTGACGAAGAACTCCTTCATCGTCGCCGGCGGCTCCGCGGCGGTCGTTACGAGTACCGTCACGGTCACGGTCACTCCTGCGAGCACAGAGAGTGCGCCGTCGCGAATCGCGACCGCACGACTCGACTCGCCGTAGTAGGCCGGGAGTTGGTCGAGCACGAGCAGGAACAACGCGAGCACCAGTGTCTCCACGGTGAGCTGTGTCAGCGCCAGGTCCGGCGCATCCGCGAGGATGTAGAAGATAGCCACCATGAACCCCAGAATCGAGAGTGTCAGCACGCCTGCGATGTGGGAAGGCGCTCGCCCGACAGCAATCGCGCCAACGACGGC is a window of halophilic archaeon DL31 DNA encoding:
- a CDS encoding monovalent cation/proton antiporter, MnhG/PhaG subunit (KEGG: hbo:Hbor_22480 monovalent cation/proton antiporter, mnhg/PhaG subunit~TIGRFAM: Na+/H+ antiporter subunit~PFAM: Na+/H+ antiporter subunit) — protein: MIDPVLIPLLAEGTEAATSSGGGGLVGLVQTALVSLLVGVGIFFLGVGTLGMLRLPNVYNRMHATTKATTMGSSSIAVATWVYYAPAGEGLPALVTVLFLFLTAPTGAHLISRSAARMDIEFLEGVSWPGPTDQHSDSPEEE
- a CDS encoding multiple resistance and pH regulation protein F (PFAM: Multiple resistance and pH regulation protein F~KEGG: hbo:Hbor_22490 multisubunit na+/h+ antiporter, mnhf subunit), which produces MSEPTGLLALVLQGGLAAAAAVTLVASYRVICGPTVPDRVVALDVIATNVVAIALLYSMFTGLGFYVDVAVVLAIIGFISTIAVALFVTEGDIIQ
- a CDS encoding cation antiporter (PFAM: cation antiporter~KEGG: hbo:Hbor_22500 multisubunit na+/h+ antiporter, MNHE subunit) produces the protein MSRRWPANGLLLAVLWLFVRGMELTPARIAEEFVIGLAIGMPLAFAIRRLYPPSLPVSRSLRIAPYAAFYIVIFLKDLVVANFSVARLVLSPNLPIEPAVVEVPLRVRSDIAVTTIANSITLTPGTLTMDYDAKRNSLYVHSIAAPDHESVIDPIRVWEEYALAIFDEELKPGDPVPDPDSVEHGDAAFGGENDE
- a CDS encoding NADH dehydrogenase (quinone) (KEGG: hvo:HVO_1066 NADH-ubiquinone/plastoquinone family protein~PFAM: NADH:ubiquinone/plastoquinone oxidoreductase); translated protein: MSAAHLTIAPLLIALATAVATLLARPSLRLQKALSVLGSVGYLGATLALANRVFGGETLVYQVSDWQAPFGIVAVADSLSAFMLVLAGVISLPALVYAVDYMDEFGQELSFHPLYHFMIVGVSGAFLTGDVFNLFVWFEVMLMSSYVLVLFYSDDQHTRAALSYVVLNLLGSALMLLAIGGLYATTGTLNMADMARLLGDPSSGVATVPVLGLGALLFTVFALKAGLVPFHFWVPSAYSAAPAPVTAVLAGVVKKVGVYAIIRLYFTVFAAAQVGSFDVPGFVPAGGAAFLGFFGPVFFVLAAASILLGGLGAVGRESMNDTFAFSSIGQVGFIILPLGVAATVPSLRELGVVAALLYSFNHGLAKALLFLASGTISDAVGTDRFESLGGVASNAPWTAAAFFVGMLALVGIPPLPGFFGKFFVFRTAAEAWALGAPGASLAVGVALAGAIITIAYFSRVWNQVFWGEAPPAVVAGFGGRLLRTDGGDDTDEEEEVVPAVENEGASRVQVGVLLSLALALVAFGVGFETVYATAELAANAALDTAGYIDAVSPATDAGSASGGTHSLALLAAGPALTRLRDLLNSTGGVER
- a CDS encoding NADH-ubiquinone oxidoreductase chain 4L (PFAM: NADH:ubiquinone/quinone oxidoreductase, chain 4L~KEGG: hbo:Hbor_22520 multisubunit sodium/proton antiporter, mrpc subunit (2.a.63.1)) — its product is MTQFVLAVVLGTLFAIGTFLTLRRDVVRVIWGVTILSQTANVYLITMGGLGGAAPLLTHGTVPDPATVTDPLVQALVLTAIVIGFATSALALVLTYRIYQEHGTIDLRSVAEAETSAGTGLATDGGEAADDGGEHA
- a CDS encoding Na+/H+ antiporter MnhB subunit-related protein (PFAM: Na+/H+ antiporter MnhB subunit-related protein~KEGG: hbo:Hbor_22530 multisubunit na+/h+ antiporter, MnhB subunit), with amino-acid sequence MSDPEDIAGEPAANTPHEMGNETTVIARTVVRIVVPIIVVVALALFLQGHNLPGGGFIGGVLTTTAFLLVYIVFGLEFFREELLNKPEFDSIGAYRWLFSGGLAIALLSGLVPILLGYPFLTQGVLFLKGVPLYHEFEIASALAFDLGVYFVVVGGLLTVLAEVGSE